ATGGATTATTACAATGACTACAATCACAACTCGCTGCCCACACTGTAAATCATTAAACCGCATGCCTTCAGATCGTATCAATGACGAAGCGAGCTGTGGCTCATGTAAAGATAAATTATTTGATGGTATGCCTATAGAAGGGACTGAAGATAATTTTTCAACGCTATTAAAGAGTGATAAGCCTGTCGTTGTTGATTTTTGGGCTCCGTGGTGTAATCCATGTGTCGGTTTTGCTCCTGTATTTTCTGATGTATCTCAAGAGCGTGATGGCCAAATCCGTTGTGTGAAGATTGATACTGAAGCACAACAAGCATTGGCTGCTCAATATCGTATCCGTAGTATTCCAACGATCATGGTGTTTAAAGAAGGCAAGATGGTTGATATGCTAAATGGTGCAATGCCGAAATCGCATTTAGATGAATGGCTAAATGAAGCACTTACAAAGTAAACATTACTAAGTAGTTATCTATTCTCAAAAGCTGAACATTTATCGTGTTCGGCTTTTTTGTTATCAATTAAGAGTTCTGTACGAAAAAACAACACTTATGCCTTTAGGGTTTTGTGTGAGGTGTTATTTGCTCATATAGTATTCATTTGGTCTTTGAATATGCGAATAATGAAAAATGATATTGTTAATGTGAGCAAGATCTCTATATACTCTCGCCTCGGTCAGAACAGTTAAGTTCAGCCACCTTATTTTACAAGCTGTCACCAGGGATAAGTGAACGACCCACGGAGTTGGACCGGCGTTATTTGTAGCTTGTTAATTTAGGTGACTCGTATGTTGTATTATTGGGCGAACACATTCATATCTTTAGCGTTTTATAACGTTAATCCTACCTTTTTTGCTTTTTCCCCAAAAGTAATCGTTCCTCAATGGCAGCAAACAGCAATACCTTCATTATTCGACACCCATTTAAAAAACAGCAGGACGAAATAATGCAGTTGTTAATTACATTAGCTGGTATCGTAGTACTGGTTCTATGCGCAGTGGCGCTTTCTGATAATAGAAAAGCGATCAATTGGAGAACCGTTGGCGGTGCTTTATTCTTACAAGCTAGCTTTGCCGCTCTTGTACTATATGTACCCATTGGTCAGAAGATGCTAGGTGCAATGAGTGACGGTGTTGCAGGTCTTCTTAGTTTCGCTGATGTTGGTATTAATTTCGTTTTCGGTGATTTAGCTAATATTCAAAAAAGCGGTTTTGTTTTTGCCATTCGCGTTCTTCCTCTTGTTATATTCATCAGTGCTTTAATTTCTCTTCTTTATTACTTCGGCATTATGCAATGGGTAATTAAAGTTTTGGGTGGCGGTATCCAAAAACTATTAGGCACTAGTCGCGCAGAGTCTCTAGTTGCTACAGGCAATATCTTCCTTTCTCAAGGTGAATCCCCTCTTCTTATTCGTCCATTCCTTGCAAAAATGACACGCTCTGAGCTTTTTGTGGTGATGACCTGTGGTATGGCGTCAGTTGCGGGTTCTGTATTAGGTGGCTATGCAGGATTAGGTGTAGAACTTAAGTATCTGATCGCTGCAAGTTTTATGGCGGCACCCGGCGGTTTACTAATGGCTAAAATTCTTGTACCAGAACAAGAAACGCCAATGGAACAAACTGAGATCGAAATGGCAAAAAGTGAACACAGTAATGCTATTGATGCTTTAGCTGCTGGTGCAATGAATGGTATGAAAGTATCTGTTGCGATTGGTACTATGCTTATTGCTTTTGTTAGTGTAATCGCAATGGCTAATGCTGGCCTTGAAGGGGTAGGGCACTGGTTAGCAAGTATTACGGCAACGATTGGTCTTGATTCTGCATCACATTGGTTTGCTACAACACCATTAACGATGCAAGCTATTTTAGGCTATATTTTCTCACCACTTGCTTTTGTTATCGGTGTGCCGGCAACAGAAATGATGAAAGCGGGTACTTTTATTGGTGAGAAGCTTATTCTAAATGAATTTGTTGCTTTTATGGACTTCGCAGCGGTTAAGCAAACTTTATCTGAACATACCCAAGTGATCATCACTTTTGCATTATGTGGTTTTGCGAATATTGGTTCTATTGCTATTCAAATTGGTTCAATCGGTGTGATGGCACCTGAGCGCCGTGGTGATGTTGCAAAATTAGGTATTAAAGCTGTTTTAGCTGCAACATTAGCTAACCTAATGAGTGCGGCGCTTGCTGGTATTTTTATCGGATTATAAGCGTTAAAAATAGCATAAAAATTTATAGCCGTAGAGTTTACTCTGCGGCTTTTTTATACGTTTTTTTTAATAAGTATCCATATCTTATTGTTATTTAATGTTTATTAATACCTGTTAAAAAGAAGGAAACTATTTGATTTAATCGATAAAAATTAAAATATAACAATATTTTGTGAATAATTTCCTTGTCACCATGAGTATCGCCGCTTATCATTGCAATGACCTTATTTTTGTTCATTATTTTTAGGTGTTATGTTTCTGACCTTTGTTCGTTTTTTGATATTAAGTATTTGCTTAGGGGCTGCGTCATTAGCTTCGGCATCTACACATATCAACGAAAATGTTCAAAAGTATGTCGTGCAAAATACGATTAAGCAATGTAATGAAATGGTTGTTCAATCGCACTCTGTTAACCTTATTTCAGATGTTGCGAAATTTAACTGTAATAAAAATCAAACGGTTAAGCATTCTTCTGATAATAAACACCCATTAACACAAACACAAAGAGATAACAGTGTTGGTTTGCCTGTTTCTGTTAATAGTTCAAAATTAGTATGGAACTTCCCAATTCCTAATCCTAATAAAAGCAGTGATAAGAATAAGCAACATCGTATTGAGTTTAGCGACTATAATATTGCTTTAGGTACATCAAGCCGTTTATTAAATGCGCTTCATCTTGATCCTGAAGAAGTCTCGCCTGATTATCGATTAGCATTTGAATTTCCTATCCTTGTTGCTGTACCACTCACTGTAGGTTATGAAGAGCCACTATCACCAACGGTTGAGTGGGTACTTAAAATAAAATCATCTTCTTCACGTATTTCAGGTTGGAAAGATACAAACCTGATCTACTCTCAATATGGCGAACAACGTCAAGCAGTCTAAAATATTATTTATTGGTTGAAAGTTTCGATTCAGCTAATAGTAATACCCTTTCAAAATATTTAATAAATATATTAATAATTATCTGATTATTAAATTCTATTTATCGGACCTGTAATTATATTGATCCTTTTAAAATGGTCATATTGATGAGTATCTTTAACAAATTCTTGTGATAAAGGTATAATTATAGGTGTTCTATCGACTGCAACAGGCTGTCTGTTGCAAGGTACATGGCTAAAAATAATGAGAAAAAAGAATACTAAACAGATTCTGAATCATTACGCAGCATGGAAATATGTTGTGTTAATTGTGACAGTTTCAATAATGTTATTAAGTGCTATTCCAACGTGGTATGGCGACAATGCAGCGGTACAAATCAGTAAAAAAGGCGGTGCGATGCCAACACCTTTTGAAATTCAAAAGGTGTTAAAAGAGCATGATATTGATCCGCTAAAAATTGAACAAAAGCCTGATAAAACGATTGTTGTATTAAATAGTACTAAACAACAAACTGATACTAAGGCAGCGTTAAATACACTGATAAAAAATGAAGAACGTTTAACGCTTGCATTAGAGCCAGCAGCTCCAATGTGGCTACAAGACATGGGTTTTGAGCCAATAAAGCTAGGCCTTGACCTTCGCGGTGGTGTTCAATTCCTGTTAGATGTTGATGTTAAGCAAGTTTATAAAAACCATGCTCAGCAATTAATGGATGACTTACGCGTTAATTTCCGCAAGCAAGAGATCCGTGGTGGTCGTGCTGAACTAAAAGGTATGGATCAAGTTATTGTTCGTCTGCCTAGTGAAGCTGCAAATGATAAAGTTCGCCAGTTTATTCGTGAACAATATCCACAATGGCAAGCTACCAATGGTTCTGCTGATAATCTTCTTCTTACCCTTAGTGAGAAAGAGAAAACAGATTTACGTAACCTGACCGTTCAACAGAACTTACAAACAATGCGTAGCCGTATTGAAGAGCTTGGTATTACAGAAGCGTCTGTTCAGCGACAAGGTGAAAACCGTATTCGTATTGAGCTACCTGGTGTTCAAGATCCAGCGGCAGCGAAGAATGTTATTGGTGCAACAGCAAGCCTTGCTTTCTATGCTGTGAAAGAAGAAGGCACTGGTAGCACAATGATTCTACCTGATAAGAATGGTAACCCTGTTCGTGTTAGTCGTAAGCCTGTACTTACTGGTGATCACATTGTTGATGCGCGTGCAAGTTTTGGTGAAAACGGTACGCCTGAAGTAAATATTACGCTGGATA
This genomic window from Photobacterium angustum contains:
- the trxC gene encoding thioredoxin TrxC encodes the protein MTTITTRCPHCKSLNRMPSDRINDEASCGSCKDKLFDGMPIEGTEDNFSTLLKSDKPVVVDFWAPWCNPCVGFAPVFSDVSQERDGQIRCVKIDTEAQQALAAQYRIRSIPTIMVFKEGKMVDMLNGAMPKSHLDEWLNEALTK
- a CDS encoding NupC/NupG family nucleoside CNT transporter gives rise to the protein MQLLITLAGIVVLVLCAVALSDNRKAINWRTVGGALFLQASFAALVLYVPIGQKMLGAMSDGVAGLLSFADVGINFVFGDLANIQKSGFVFAIRVLPLVIFISALISLLYYFGIMQWVIKVLGGGIQKLLGTSRAESLVATGNIFLSQGESPLLIRPFLAKMTRSELFVVMTCGMASVAGSVLGGYAGLGVELKYLIAASFMAAPGGLLMAKILVPEQETPMEQTEIEMAKSEHSNAIDALAAGAMNGMKVSVAIGTMLIAFVSVIAMANAGLEGVGHWLASITATIGLDSASHWFATTPLTMQAILGYIFSPLAFVIGVPATEMMKAGTFIGEKLILNEFVAFMDFAAVKQTLSEHTQVIITFALCGFANIGSIAIQIGSIGVMAPERRGDVAKLGIKAVLAATLANLMSAALAGIFIGL
- the secD gene encoding protein translocase subunit SecD, translating into MRKKNTKQILNHYAAWKYVVLIVTVSIMLLSAIPTWYGDNAAVQISKKGGAMPTPFEIQKVLKEHDIDPLKIEQKPDKTIVVLNSTKQQTDTKAALNTLIKNEERLTLALEPAAPMWLQDMGFEPIKLGLDLRGGVQFLLDVDVKQVYKNHAQQLMDDLRVNFRKQEIRGGRAELKGMDQVIVRLPSEAANDKVRQFIREQYPQWQATNGSADNLLLTLSEKEKTDLRNLTVQQNLQTMRSRIEELGITEASVQRQGENRIRIELPGVQDPAAAKNVIGATASLAFYAVKEEGTGSTMILPDKNGNPVRVSRKPVLTGDHIVDARASFGENGTPEVNITLDSAGGKIMSDFSRMNVGKPMATSYSEYSRNAQGETVQTNKIISVATIQTQLGSRFRITGAGSLEDAQQLALLLRAGSLTAPVTIVEERTIGPTLGAENIKNGFAALALGLGVTLLFMAVWYRRLGWVANIALLTNMIMLFGLLALIPGAVLTLPGIAGLVLTVGMAVDTNVLIFERIRDMIRDGRSLAQAIDRGFSSAFGTIFDANFTTMITAVVLYSIGNGPIQGFALTLGLGLLTSMFTGIFASRAIINLVWGRDSRRDVRV